One Argonema galeatum A003/A1 DNA window includes the following coding sequences:
- a CDS encoding D-alanine--D-alanine ligase family protein encodes MGLFIGLCCDIKEGYLKSGFSAAEVMEFDDEETIVGLENALLSLGHKVERIGNGRELARRLASGDRWDLIFNIAEGVKGRSREAQVPAVCELFAQPYTFSDPLTCALTLDKALTKRVVRDRGLPTAPFEVVSTLEEAAAVSLPMPLFLKPVAEGSSKGVTRRSLVKERSELVAVCRELLEQFHQPVLVETFLPGKEVTVGIIGNGSTARVIGVTEILFTDKAEMAALTTLEKEQKKEGDGERVFCRPVTEEELLAAQARQLALLAYHALSCRDVARLDLRCDAAGVLYFLEINPLPGLNPVFSTLPITAEWAGMSYVKLIDEIVESAWQRYKC; translated from the coding sequence ATGGGGCTTTTTATTGGTTTGTGTTGTGACATTAAGGAAGGCTATCTCAAGAGCGGTTTTAGTGCTGCCGAGGTGATGGAATTCGATGATGAAGAAACCATCGTCGGTTTAGAAAATGCGCTTTTGAGTTTGGGTCACAAAGTCGAACGCATCGGCAATGGCAGGGAATTAGCCCGAAGGTTAGCTTCAGGCGATCGCTGGGATTTGATTTTCAATATCGCCGAGGGAGTAAAGGGTCGCTCTCGCGAAGCACAAGTCCCGGCGGTGTGCGAATTATTTGCTCAACCCTATACCTTTTCCGACCCCCTCACCTGCGCCCTGACACTAGACAAGGCGCTGACTAAGCGAGTGGTGCGCGATCGCGGTTTACCCACAGCACCGTTTGAAGTAGTGAGTACGCTGGAGGAGGCAGCGGCTGTGTCGCTCCCCATGCCACTGTTTCTCAAGCCTGTGGCGGAGGGCAGCTCTAAAGGGGTAACGCGGCGTTCCCTGGTTAAAGAACGCTCGGAGCTTGTCGCTGTATGCCGAGAATTGCTCGAACAGTTCCACCAACCTGTTCTCGTAGAAACTTTTCTCCCAGGAAAGGAAGTCACAGTGGGCATCATCGGCAACGGCAGTACAGCACGGGTAATAGGAGTAACGGAAATACTTTTTACAGACAAAGCAGAAATGGCTGCCTTGACTACACTTGAAAAGGAACAGAAAAAGGAAGGGGATGGGGAAAGGGTATTCTGTCGCCCGGTGACAGAAGAGGAACTTTTAGCAGCCCAGGCGCGGCAGCTAGCCTTGTTAGCTTACCACGCCCTCAGTTGTCGTGATGTCGCTCGTCTGGATCTGCGCTGCGACGCGGCAGGCGTTCTTTATTTCTTGGAGATTAACCCACTGCCAGGACTAAACCCTGTGTTCTCAACGCTGCCAATTACAGCGGAGTGGGCTGGAATGTCATATGTAAAGCTGATTGATGAAATCGTGGAGTCTGCATGGCAAAGGTACAAATGTTGA
- a CDS encoding rhomboid family intramembrane serine protease, which yields MDLNSLLLWIIGFWCIVLLIWLTRIPFNQLRGWVIVTLFILAVTGGIFYLNPNVAGLIGGSLWIILILLPLNGMKKASQLISVGRYSEASKLMKRLRWLHPADGWLEQPELLRALEMGQRGNMADAMKILNRYQTNATPIGRSATVLLYRMGARWEELLLWIRNNLPEKVLFKDSTVVSYYLRALGETGDLNGLLHEFDRFESFLEKTGDGAGVNTVRMFILAFCGQPEHLQKLLSGPLAAIFTQNISEFWLGTAEMAAGNQNVGRDRLLALSDRGDLGLDNAIALRLSQPPIAPEQVLTESSRKILARVANELKHEGQYGRAVILNGKKLYATYVLILINLLVFALEIKSGGSESLDVLLYHMGALEPKAFWAGEWWRLVNATFLHAGFLHLGMNMMALYVLGSFVERSLGIWRYLISYFVCGIGSMLTIAILARFLPAQTLGILARFVPSQDQITVGASGAIMGLVGVIAAIMLRGWLRDKSRVAAKGLQSILFIIGLQAIFDLITPQVSMLGHNSGLIIGFLIGSLLQINWRSKSYS from the coding sequence ATGGATCTTAATAGTTTGCTGCTCTGGATAATCGGATTTTGGTGCATTGTGCTACTGATCTGGTTGACACGAATTCCCTTTAACCAATTGCGTGGTTGGGTGATAGTTACCCTATTTATTTTGGCGGTAACAGGAGGGATATTTTACCTGAATCCTAACGTGGCTGGTTTGATTGGTGGCAGTCTGTGGATAATACTGATACTGCTTCCCCTCAATGGTATGAAAAAGGCTAGCCAATTGATTTCTGTGGGGCGCTACAGTGAAGCTAGCAAACTGATGAAACGCTTGCGCTGGCTGCATCCTGCTGATGGATGGCTCGAACAACCGGAATTATTACGGGCGCTGGAAATGGGGCAACGTGGCAATATGGCTGATGCGATGAAAATCTTGAATCGCTATCAGACTAATGCTACTCCGATCGGTCGAAGTGCCACGGTTTTACTTTATCGAATGGGGGCTCGTTGGGAAGAGTTACTGTTGTGGATACGTAATAATTTACCTGAAAAGGTGTTATTTAAAGACTCGACTGTGGTGTCTTACTACTTGCGAGCTTTAGGGGAAACGGGGGATTTGAATGGTTTGCTGCATGAGTTCGATCGCTTTGAATCTTTTTTAGAGAAGACGGGTGATGGGGCAGGGGTGAATACGGTGCGAATGTTTATTTTAGCATTTTGCGGTCAACCCGAACATTTGCAAAAATTGTTGTCAGGCCCGTTGGCGGCAATTTTTACCCAGAATATCAGCGAATTCTGGTTAGGAACTGCTGAAATGGCGGCAGGAAATCAGAATGTGGGTCGCGATCGACTGTTGGCTCTTTCTGATAGGGGCGATCTTGGTTTAGATAATGCGATCGCACTTCGCTTGTCCCAACCTCCCATCGCTCCCGAACAAGTCCTCACTGAGTCATCAAGAAAAATTCTCGCTCGTGTTGCCAATGAATTAAAACACGAAGGTCAATACGGCAGAGCAGTAATTTTAAACGGGAAGAAACTTTATGCTACTTATGTGCTTATTTTAATAAATTTACTCGTATTTGCTTTAGAAATTAAATCTGGAGGTAGTGAGAGCCTTGATGTTTTATTATATCATATGGGTGCCTTAGAACCGAAAGCATTTTGGGCTGGAGAATGGTGGCGGTTGGTGAACGCAACTTTTCTTCACGCAGGCTTTTTGCACTTGGGGATGAATATGATGGCTCTGTATGTTCTTGGTTCTTTTGTGGAACGCAGTCTAGGCATTTGGAGATACCTGATTTCCTACTTTGTGTGTGGGATAGGATCTATGTTGACGATCGCTATTTTAGCTAGATTTCTGCCCGCTCAGACGCTCGGTATATTGGCTAGATTTGTGCCTTCTCAAGATCAAATTACGGTGGGCGCATCTGGAGCTATTATGGGTTTGGTTGGCGTCATAGCAGCGATTATGTTGCGAGGCTGGCTGAGAGACAAATCCCGTGTTGCAGCTAAGGGTTTGCAAAGCATTTTATTTATTATTGGGCTGCAAGCTATTTTTGACTTAATAACTCCACAAGTTAGTATGCTTGGTCACAACTCCGGGCTAATAATAGGCTTTTTAATAGGTAGTTTGTTGCAGATTAACTGGCGAAGTAAGAGTTATAGCTAG
- a CDS encoding prolyl oligopeptidase family serine peptidase — translation MPYSDRPLTYPTSQKVDVVDDYHGTTVSDHYRWLEDPDSDETKAWVEAQNQVTFQYLNEIPVREKIKQRLTQLWDYEKYSIPFKEGNRYFYFKNDGLQNQSVLYTLTSLDAEPRLLLDPNKLSEDGTVALSGISICEDGNLMAYGLSSSGSDWQEWKLRDVETGEDRPDCLKWIKFSGADWTHDNQGFFYSRYDEPNEKTKFEDANYFQKLFYHRIGTLQEEDILIYDRPDRKEWGFSGGVSEDGKYLIISVWQGTDPKNQIFYKDLTNPDAEVIELINEFEASYSFIDNDGSVFWFRTDLEAPRGRVIAIDISNPSRDNWQEIIPQAEEVLEGVGLLNDRFVADYLKDAHTQIKIFDLNGAYVREVELPGIGSAGGFGGKRHDRETFYSYTSFTTPATIYRYDMVSGESTLFRQPNVDLNPDDYETKQIFYSSKDGTKVPMFITHKKGLQLDGNNPTYLYGYGGFNVSLTPSFSVSQLVWMELGGVLAIANLRGGGEYGEDWHQAGTKLKKQNVFDDFIGAAEWLIANGYTSPAKLAIAGGSNGGLLVGACMAQRPDLFAAALPAVGVMDMLRFHKFTIGWAWCSEYGSADNPEEFEVLYAYSPLHNLKSGTAYPATMITTADRDDRVVPAHSFKFAAALQAAQAGSEPVLIRIETKAGHGAGKPTAKIIEEAADKWAFLVRTLDVS, via the coding sequence ATGCCTTATTCAGATCGGCCCCTAACCTACCCTACCAGTCAAAAAGTTGATGTCGTTGACGACTATCACGGTACAACAGTATCCGACCACTATCGTTGGTTAGAAGACCCTGACTCCGATGAAACAAAAGCTTGGGTGGAAGCGCAAAACCAAGTCACATTTCAATATCTCAACGAAATTCCAGTCCGAGAAAAAATTAAGCAGCGTCTTACCCAACTCTGGGATTATGAAAAATATAGCATTCCCTTTAAAGAAGGTAACCGCTACTTCTATTTTAAAAATGATGGTTTGCAAAACCAAAGCGTACTTTATACCTTAACTTCTCTTGACGCCGAACCAAGGCTACTGCTAGATCCCAACAAACTTTCGGAAGATGGCACAGTTGCTCTCTCCGGTATATCGATTTGCGAAGATGGTAACTTAATGGCTTATGGTTTGTCTAGTTCCGGTTCTGATTGGCAAGAATGGAAACTCCGCGATGTGGAAACAGGGGAAGACAGACCGGATTGCTTAAAATGGATTAAGTTTTCCGGTGCTGATTGGACGCACGACAATCAAGGATTTTTTTACAGTCGCTACGATGAACCTAACGAAAAAACTAAATTTGAAGATGCTAATTACTTTCAAAAACTCTTCTACCATCGGATTGGAACACTTCAAGAAGAAGATATCCTTATCTATGACAGGCCCGATCGAAAAGAATGGGGATTTAGCGGTGGTGTTAGCGAAGATGGAAAATATTTGATTATCTCGGTTTGGCAGGGAACCGATCCAAAAAATCAGATTTTTTACAAAGATTTGACTAACCCAGATGCTGAAGTAATCGAACTAATCAACGAATTTGAAGCTAGCTACAGTTTCATCGACAATGATGGCTCAGTTTTCTGGTTCCGAACTGACTTAGAAGCACCACGAGGTAGAGTTATTGCAATAGACATCAGCAATCCTTCTCGCGATAATTGGCAAGAAATCATTCCCCAGGCAGAGGAAGTTTTAGAAGGTGTGGGTTTGCTCAACGATCGGTTTGTTGCTGATTACTTAAAAGATGCTCACACTCAAATCAAAATCTTCGATCTGAACGGCGCTTATGTCCGGGAAGTGGAGTTACCGGGAATCGGTTCTGCGGGTGGTTTTGGCGGTAAGCGTCACGACAGGGAAACTTTTTACAGCTACACAAGTTTTACGACACCAGCAACTATTTACCGCTACGATATGGTGAGCGGTGAAAGTACGCTTTTTCGTCAGCCGAATGTTGATTTAAATCCAGATGATTACGAGACAAAGCAGATATTTTACAGTAGCAAAGATGGCACAAAAGTGCCAATGTTTATCACTCACAAGAAAGGTTTGCAATTAGATGGGAATAATCCTACTTATCTGTACGGTTACGGCGGTTTTAATGTTTCGCTGACTCCCAGTTTTTCGGTTAGTCAATTGGTGTGGATGGAGTTGGGGGGAGTTTTGGCTATTGCCAATTTGCGCGGTGGTGGCGAGTACGGTGAAGATTGGCACCAAGCAGGAACTAAGCTGAAAAAGCAGAATGTTTTTGATGATTTTATTGGGGCGGCTGAGTGGCTGATTGCCAATGGGTATACTTCTCCTGCTAAACTGGCGATCGCAGGTGGCAGCAATGGGGGATTGTTGGTAGGTGCGTGCATGGCTCAGCGTCCCGATTTATTTGCGGCGGCGTTACCAGCTGTGGGGGTGATGGATATGTTGCGCTTCCATAAGTTTACGATCGGCTGGGCTTGGTGTTCTGAGTATGGTTCGGCTGACAATCCAGAGGAGTTTGAGGTGCTTTATGCTTACTCGCCTCTCCACAACCTCAAATCTGGCACGGCTTATCCGGCTACGATGATTACTACAGCCGATCGTGATGACCGGGTAGTACCCGCTCATAGTTTCAAGTTTGCAGCGGCTTTGCAGGCGGCGCAAGCTGGATCTGAGCCTGTTTTAATTCGCATTGAAACTAAGGCTGGTCACGGTGCTGGGAAGCCTACGGCTAAAATTATTGAGGAGGCGGCTGATAAGTGGGCTTTTTTGGTGCGGACTTTAGATGTAAGCTGA
- the gntT gene encoding guanitoxin biosynthesis MATE family efflux transporter GntT: MNLMLNSQYDFLPRYFRLALANVLSNIMVPLANLVSVIFLGHLEEIHHLAGVALAGNLLNFLYEIFLFLRMGTTGVTAQAVGRNDREGLLLVGLRNGLIALVLGIAIVLLQYPLGELGFAFLDVAPEVKAAGRAYFNAQIWGAPAILLNFVLFGWFLGLEKNGLVVVLSVVGNASKIALDYLLIIRWGWESTGAGVSSATSQYLTLLVGLIFLCKEIQWQEVRAVAEKIWHPSAIKSTLTLNGNIFVSNLIFIFTSLTFNYQGAQMGTIIYAQNALLLQICNLSIYFVEGLGFGTETLVGNFKGKGSSQQLLPLAGVSLGTALLVGLSFGGACCLFPDTVFGLLTNHTEVTENIEIFVPWLLLVLVCSSINFMLDGYFLGLAQGHTLRNVSLVALVVGFLPADVAAIKFESNHILWLAMFLFDAIRMVTLGVQLPKTFARDVEDGCVSLKALEESRNFHLAIEETRQQMVAEKLGVEPDKAPLTS, translated from the coding sequence ATGAACCTGATGCTCAATAGCCAGTATGACTTTTTACCCCGCTACTTCCGACTGGCTCTAGCCAACGTCCTGTCCAATATTATGGTGCCGCTGGCAAATTTAGTCAGTGTCATCTTCTTGGGTCATCTTGAAGAAATACACCACCTAGCTGGAGTCGCCCTAGCTGGAAACCTGCTTAACTTTCTCTACGAGATTTTTCTCTTTTTACGGATGGGCACCACTGGGGTAACGGCTCAAGCTGTAGGACGAAATGACCGAGAAGGCTTGCTGTTGGTGGGACTGCGTAATGGTTTAATTGCTCTGGTACTGGGTATCGCGATCGTACTATTGCAGTACCCTTTGGGAGAACTGGGGTTTGCCTTCCTAGATGTCGCACCAGAGGTTAAAGCTGCAGGTAGAGCCTATTTCAACGCCCAAATTTGGGGAGCGCCTGCCATTTTACTCAATTTTGTCTTATTTGGTTGGTTTCTAGGACTGGAAAAAAATGGCTTAGTTGTGGTGTTGTCTGTCGTTGGCAATGCTAGTAAAATCGCACTTGACTACCTCTTGATTATCCGGTGGGGTTGGGAAAGTACGGGGGCAGGAGTGTCCTCTGCTACAAGCCAATATCTGACCTTATTAGTGGGATTGATTTTTTTGTGCAAAGAAATTCAGTGGCAAGAGGTACGAGCCGTAGCTGAAAAAATTTGGCATCCCTCAGCGATAAAATCCACCTTGACTCTTAATGGAAACATCTTTGTCAGCAATTTAATTTTTATCTTTACCTCCTTAACGTTTAACTATCAGGGGGCGCAGATGGGGACGATTATCTACGCTCAAAATGCCTTGCTCTTACAGATATGCAATTTGAGTATCTATTTTGTTGAAGGGTTGGGATTCGGCACGGAAACTTTAGTCGGAAACTTTAAAGGGAAAGGATCTTCACAACAGTTACTACCTCTGGCTGGTGTTTCTCTGGGAACAGCTCTGCTGGTGGGACTTTCTTTCGGCGGAGCGTGTTGCTTATTTCCCGATACCGTTTTTGGGTTGTTAACCAACCACACCGAAGTTACGGAAAACATTGAGATTTTTGTTCCTTGGTTGCTACTTGTCCTGGTATGCAGTTCGATAAACTTTATGCTGGATGGGTACTTTTTGGGTTTGGCTCAAGGGCATACCCTCCGCAATGTTAGCTTAGTTGCTCTTGTGGTGGGATTTTTACCTGCGGATGTAGCTGCCATTAAGTTTGAGAGTAACCATATCTTGTGGCTGGCTATGTTTTTGTTCGACGCTATCAGAATGGTGACGCTTGGGGTACAGTTGCCCAAGACATTTGCTCGTGATGTTGAGGATGGCTGTGTCTCCCTAAAGGCTCTAGAAGAATCTCGCAACTTTCATCTGGCTATAGAAGAAACCCGTCAACAGATGGTAGCAGAAAAATTGGGGGTTGAGCCGGATAAAGCGCCACTGACAAGCTAA
- a CDS encoding D-alanine--D-alanine ligase family protein: MGLFVGLCYDLKDDYLKSGFSATDVMEFDDEETISGLENALLSLGHKVERIGNGRELALRLVKGDRWDLVFNIAEGVKGRSREAQVPAVCELFTQPYTFSDPLTCALTLDKALTKRVVRDRNLPTAAFAVVNSTAEAQAVSLPFPLFLKPVAEGSSKGITGSSFVKTPEELVKTCQILLEQFHQPVLVETFLPGREVTVGIVGNGSATQVVGVMEVIFNDTAEIAAYTALNKKEYLERVSYRLLTDTKPLGIQARQLALDIYHTLGCRDAARMDLRCDANGKLHFLELNPLPGINHILSDLPIMARLGGWEYKQLIAEIVESAWQRYKC; the protein is encoded by the coding sequence ATGGGGCTATTTGTTGGTCTGTGTTACGACCTCAAAGACGACTATCTTAAGAGCGGTTTCAGCGCCACGGATGTGATGGAGTTCGATGATGAAGAAACCATCAGCGGGTTAGAAAATGCGCTTTTGAGTTTGGGTCACAAAGTCGAACGCATCGGCAATGGCAGAGAATTAGCCCTACGGTTGGTAAAAGGCGATCGCTGGGATTTGGTTTTCAACATCGCTGAGGGAGTAAAGGGTCGCTCTCGCGAAGCACAAGTTCCGGCTGTCTGCGAATTATTCACTCAACCCTACACCTTTTCCGACCCCCTCACCTGCGCCCTTACCCTTGATAAGGCTCTGACTAAGCGAGTAGTGCGCGATCGCAATCTGCCCACAGCAGCGTTTGCCGTAGTAAACTCTACCGCAGAAGCACAAGCCGTTTCCCTACCTTTCCCACTATTCCTCAAACCTGTAGCAGAAGGAAGTTCTAAAGGTATCACCGGGAGTTCTTTTGTTAAAACACCTGAAGAGTTAGTTAAAACCTGCCAAATACTCCTCGAACAATTCCACCAGCCCGTACTTGTAGAAACCTTCCTCCCAGGTCGAGAAGTGACCGTGGGTATAGTTGGTAACGGTAGCGCCACACAAGTAGTAGGCGTGATGGAAGTAATTTTTAATGACACGGCTGAAATTGCTGCCTACACCGCCCTCAACAAAAAAGAGTACTTGGAACGGGTATCTTATCGCCTGCTAACAGATACCAAACCGCTGGGAATACAGGCGCGACAACTGGCATTGGATATCTATCATACCCTTGGTTGTCGCGATGCCGCCCGTATGGATCTGCGTTGCGATGCTAATGGTAAATTGCATTTTCTAGAGCTAAACCCATTGCCGGGAATAAACCACATCTTATCAGATCTGCCAATTATGGCGCGTCTTGGTGGTTGGGAATATAAGCAACTAATTGCTGAAATAGTCGAGTCTGCATGGCAAAGATACAAATGTTGA
- a CDS encoding AAA-like domain-containing protein has protein sequence MNSEAEFTCDEAIKVANAVLFQTYEKHLTDMEVNVLKGAWNNYSYEKIAEECGYSEPYIRGNIGKDLWDRLSKTLGEEVKKTNFKEPLKREWEKQSSSEDNRKPGLAYPEGSVPLDSPYYIERPGVESKCYDAILQPGSLIQIQAPKQMGKTSLLNRIIAHAESKGYRTARLNFLDADAANFGNLNNFLGWFSANITSLLELPDLIGDYWKLAAIIGSKLSCKSYFKRHLLQQIESPLVLALDEADRILQYPEISQDFFDMLRSWYEEANNKDIWKKLRLVVVHSTEDYGKLDINKSPFNVGLQIELNEFTSEQVQSLVKQHQLDLIEGENFTSLRELVGGHPYLVRLALYYLARQEVTLEKLLQDAPTDAGIYRHHLHRHWEIISKNTLLAEAFKQVINADKPVQLETTLAYKLYSMGLIKQQGNYCSSRCKLYRRYFLERLVNQA, from the coding sequence ATGAACTCAGAAGCAGAATTCACCTGTGATGAAGCTATAAAAGTTGCAAATGCCGTTCTTTTCCAAACATACGAGAAGCATCTAACTGATATGGAAGTAAACGTGCTAAAGGGTGCTTGGAATAATTATAGTTATGAAAAAATTGCCGAAGAATGTGGATATTCTGAACCTTACATCAGAGGTAATATTGGTAAAGATTTATGGGATAGGCTATCAAAAACTTTAGGAGAGGAGGTTAAAAAAACTAATTTCAAAGAACCGCTGAAAAGGGAATGGGAAAAGCAATCATCCTCGGAAGATAATCGGAAACCAGGATTAGCATATCCAGAGGGTTCAGTACCTCTCGATTCACCATATTATATTGAACGTCCCGGCGTTGAATCTAAATGTTATGACGCAATTTTACAACCGGGATCTCTGATTCAGATTCAAGCACCGAAGCAAATGGGTAAAACTTCGCTACTAAATCGAATTATCGCTCATGCAGAAAGCAAAGGTTATCGCACAGCGCGATTAAATTTTCTAGATGCGGATGCGGCAAACTTTGGCAATTTAAATAATTTTTTGGGCTGGTTTTCTGCTAATATTACTTCCCTGCTAGAATTGCCAGATTTGATAGGTGATTATTGGAAATTAGCGGCGATAATTGGCAGTAAATTAAGCTGCAAAAGCTACTTTAAAAGACATTTGTTGCAGCAAATAGAAAGTCCGTTAGTTTTGGCATTAGATGAAGCAGATCGAATTTTACAATATCCCGAAATTTCCCAAGATTTTTTTGATATGTTGCGAAGTTGGTATGAGGAAGCTAATAATAAGGATATCTGGAAAAAATTGCGGTTGGTGGTGGTGCATTCCACTGAAGATTACGGTAAATTAGATATTAATAAATCGCCGTTTAATGTCGGTTTGCAGATCGAATTAAACGAGTTTACCTCGGAACAAGTGCAGAGTTTAGTTAAACAGCATCAACTGGATTTAATCGAAGGGGAAAATTTTACATCTCTCAGGGAATTGGTGGGAGGACATCCCTATTTAGTGCGGTTAGCATTATATTATCTTGCACGTCAGGAGGTGACGCTGGAAAAGTTATTGCAAGATGCGCCAACCGATGCGGGTATTTATCGCCATCATCTGCACCGACATTGGGAAATTATATCAAAAAATACCTTGCTGGCAGAGGCATTTAAACAGGTTATTAATGCTGATAAACCAGTGCAATTA
- a CDS encoding KamA family radical SAM protein, whose product MKQNTVLAQPLIARSQREEICQIFGESYDPNRWNDWRWQMRHRLTKVEHFQHLLRLTPAEQQGLLIAPEKFAVAVTPHFASLLDPEDPLCPLRLQVVPREEELVVDAADMVDPCGEDHDSPVPGLVHRYPDRVLLLALDTCAAYCRYCTRSRLVSQGEMNPVTRRIDAIIAYLEEHTEVRDVLISGGDPLLMSDEPLDNLLGRLRAIPHIEFVRIGSRVPSFLPQRITPELVALLRKHRVWLSLHFCHVRELTPEVAQACDLLADGGIPLGSQTVLLKGVNDSEQALKNLFHGLLKLRVRPYYLYQCDPVVGTAHLRTSVQTGIDLISKLRGHTTGYAVPTYVIDAPGGGGKVPIQAETLVEYENGKAVVRNWEGKTYNYVDPA is encoded by the coding sequence ATGAAACAAAACACTGTCCTCGCTCAACCTCTGATAGCTAGATCTCAACGTGAGGAAATTTGCCAGATTTTTGGCGAATCTTACGACCCTAATCGCTGGAATGACTGGCGCTGGCAGATGCGGCATCGATTAACTAAGGTGGAACACTTTCAACATTTGCTGCGCCTCACTCCCGCAGAACAACAGGGGCTTTTGATAGCCCCAGAAAAGTTTGCTGTAGCTGTGACACCGCACTTTGCGTCGCTGCTTGACCCGGAAGATCCCCTTTGCCCTCTGCGGTTGCAGGTGGTGCCACGGGAGGAAGAACTGGTAGTCGATGCCGCAGACATGGTAGACCCATGCGGCGAAGACCACGATAGCCCAGTGCCGGGACTGGTACACCGCTACCCCGATCGGGTGTTACTGCTTGCCCTAGACACTTGCGCCGCCTACTGTCGTTACTGTACCCGATCGCGTTTGGTCAGCCAAGGCGAGATGAACCCAGTGACGCGGCGGATAGATGCCATTATCGCCTACCTAGAGGAACATACCGAAGTGCGGGATGTGCTAATTTCCGGTGGCGATCCACTGCTGATGTCTGATGAACCTTTAGACAACTTACTGGGGCGACTGCGTGCCATTCCTCACATTGAATTTGTGCGTATTGGTTCCCGCGTGCCAAGTTTCTTGCCACAGAGAATTACACCGGAACTTGTTGCTTTGCTTCGCAAGCATCGCGTGTGGCTATCCTTGCACTTTTGTCATGTGCGGGAACTTACCCCGGAAGTAGCGCAAGCTTGCGATTTGCTGGCTGATGGTGGGATTCCTCTAGGCAGTCAGACGGTGCTACTCAAGGGTGTAAATGACTCCGAACAGGCACTCAAGAATCTGTTTCACGGTCTTCTTAAGCTGCGGGTGCGACCTTACTATCTCTACCAGTGCGACCCAGTTGTCGGTACTGCACATCTGCGGACAAGCGTCCAAACAGGCATCGATTTAATATCCAAACTGCGCGGTCACACTACTGGATATGCCGTACCCACCTATGTGATAGATGCCCCAGGCGGTGGTGGCAAAGTGCCCATTCAAGCTGAAACTCTAGTTGAGTACGAAAACGGCAAAGCTGTTGTGCGTAATTGGGAAGGCAAGACTTACAATTACGTAGATCCAGCGTAG
- a CDS encoding sterol desaturase family protein, with protein MTAILGSIFLFGILENLFPFFQYKQSFSRRMSQNFALGLLNAIATSLTTVLLLKWVWQQNIWLGLFKGIKPLWLVGILSFLVLDVYLYFWHRLMHTWPIAWRFHRVHHTEMSMNISTAYRFHTVEVLLSNLPKIFLVWLFGIRPIHAVIYELAFTIIVVFHHSNWHLPERVDKFLSYFIVTPNYHRLHHSQIVKETNSNYASLLSVWDRIFKTFGYSINPQAIKIGLEEEPRELNFVKLLKLPF; from the coding sequence TTGACCGCAATTTTAGGCAGTATTTTCCTATTTGGAATATTGGAAAATTTGTTTCCGTTTTTCCAATATAAGCAGAGCTTTTCTAGAAGAATGTCTCAGAATTTTGCTCTGGGGCTGCTGAATGCGATCGCAACAAGTTTAACAACAGTTTTACTGTTAAAATGGGTCTGGCAGCAAAACATTTGGTTAGGTTTATTTAAAGGAATTAAACCACTTTGGTTGGTTGGTATCTTATCTTTTTTAGTTCTGGATGTGTATCTCTATTTTTGGCATAGATTAATGCACACTTGGCCTATAGCGTGGCGATTTCATCGCGTGCATCATACTGAAATGTCGATGAATATTTCTACAGCTTATCGTTTTCACACTGTTGAGGTGCTTTTATCGAATTTGCCTAAGATATTTTTGGTTTGGCTGTTTGGTATCAGGCCAATTCATGCAGTAATCTATGAATTAGCATTTACAATCATTGTGGTTTTTCACCATAGCAATTGGCATCTTCCAGAGCGTGTAGATAAATTTTTAAGTTATTTTATCGTTACGCCTAACTATCATCGCTTGCATCATTCGCAAATAGTGAAAGAAACTAACTCTAATTATGCAAGTCTTCTCAGTGTATGGGACAGAATATTTAAAACTTTCGGCTATAGCATAAATCCGCAAGCTATCAAAATAGGTTTAGAGGAAGAACCCAGAGAACTCAACTTTGTGAAGTTGTTGAAATTGCCGTTTTAA